From a single Arachis hypogaea cultivar Tifrunner chromosome 3, arahy.Tifrunner.gnm2.J5K5, whole genome shotgun sequence genomic region:
- the LOC112790945 gene encoding uncharacterized protein: MADWGPVVIAVVLFVLLSPGLLFQIPGRGRVVEFGNMQTSGASIMVHAIIYFGLITIFLIAIGVHIYTG, translated from the coding sequence ATGGCGGATTGGGGGCCCGTGGTGATAGCTGTGGTGCTCTTCGTGCTGCTGAGCCCGGGCCTCCTCTTTCAGATTCCCGGGAGGGGAAGAGTGGTTGAGTTTGGGAACATGCAAACCAGTGGGGCTTCCATTATGGTTCATGCCATCATCTATTTCGGTCTCATCACCATCTTTCTCATTGCCATCGGTGTTCATATCTACACCGGCTAA
- the LOC112779723 gene encoding serine/threonine-protein phosphatase 7 long form homolog, which translates to MEDPDLIAATGVIFREVPEEHPRRCISSVRRQQEMRLDERYVPYLQMASLYHLARLNDRWFRLDEPLVSAFVERWRPETHTFHMPFGECTITLQDVAYQLGLPVDRHYETFGECPDGADEETVRRFARAYMMMLLGTQLFADKSGNRIHIRWLPYVARLEEMGGYSWGSAALAWLYRCMCRVANRHVVKLAGPLQLLQPWIFWRFPTFRPAGYDAFSWPLASRWSGYNPGISNKGPCIQMARLKIDLLQPRDFIWMPYSALDVIQVVHPEVLEPRHTMLWRCVTSLIYFAVVEWHQVDRVLPQFGGVQPPPRPALNIDFLMSKDGRGGDRWFPSHLPDWHLHWQERAEHILQFDIVSDPGPSHEFLAWWHQHGKRFLSPEMLLGDPRGIPIPEEATQRGAG; encoded by the exons CCTCGGCGTTGCATATCCAGCGTTAGGCGGCAGCAGGAGATGCGTCTTGATGAGAGGTatgttccgtacttgcagatggccagcttgtaccatcttgcgagactgaaCGACAGATGGTTTCGACTAGACGAGCCCCTAGTCAGTGCATTCGTCGAGAGGTGGCGGCctgagacgcacaccttccacatgccgttcggagagtgcaccatCACGCTTCAGGACGTCGCATACCAGCTGGGGTTGCCAGTTGACAGACATTAC GAGACATTTGGAGAGTGTCCCGACGGGGCGGACGAGGAAACAGTTAGGCGCTTTGCCCGTGCCTATATGATGATGTTACTGGGCACGCAGCTGTTTGCCGATAAGTCCGGCAATCGTATACACATCAGATGGCTACCTTATGTTGCTcggcttgaggagatgggtggCTACAGTTGGGGGTCGGCGGCACTAGcgtggttgtaccggtgcatgtgccgggTCGCCAACAGACATGTCGTGAAGTTAGCTGGGCCTTTACAGTTACTGCAGCCTTGGATCTTCTGGAGGTTTCCTACTTTTAGGCCTGCTGGGTATGATGCGTTTAGCTGGCCCCTTGCCTCGAG ATGGTCTGGTTACAATCCTGGGATTAGCAACAAGGGACCCTGCATACAGATGGCTCGCCTGAAGATCGACTTGTTACAGCCTCGGGAT TTCATATGGATGCCCTATAGCGCACTCGACGTCATCCAGGTTGTCCATCCGGAGGTCTTGGAGCCTCGGCATACGATGTTATGGCGGTGTGTGACGTCCCTGATTTATTTTGCGGTGGTCGAGTGGCATCAGGTTGATAGAGTGTTACCGCAGTTTGGTGGCGTTCAGCCCCCACCGCGtcccgccctgaacatcgacttctTGATGTCGAAGGACGGAAGAGGAGGTGACCGTTGGTTCCCGTCGCACTTACCTGACTGGCATCTTCACTGGCAGGAGCGTGCGGAGCATATTTTACAGTTCGACATCGTGTCCGATCCCGGCCCCTCCCATGAGTTCTTGGCATGGTGGCATCAGCATGGAAAGAGGTTCCTTTCACCGGAGATGCTCTTGGGGGATCCGAGAGGTATTCCTATTCCGGAGGAGGCTACGCAGAGGGGTGCAGGCTGA
- the LOC112779713 gene encoding uncharacterized protein, whose product MDPQCIIVSPTTSYDALVSSVLGKLGLEGVKRPAASPSFVVDLGGNVGDEVGYGEHHPTEVQCPPSAGVGEGLCDDPDDDEVEPDIIADESGDDVGASDLIRPTGGSSSGTHQYPPHFSSLDLDAMRQDEHPGQLAGFGARDTEGSAGMTKFQVGQQFQDKDEALLSVKTYSIRRGVQYKVVESDYRRYVGKCSEFGNGCTWLIRLSLQQRKGIWEVKRYNGPHTCLATSISSDHRSLDYHVIATFIMPMVRADASVNIKVLLNATATHFGFRPTYRRVWMAKQKAVAIIYGDWDESYNELPRWVLGVQLTMPGTVAVLRTCPVRVGGQVDKSQAYFHRMFWTFPPCIEAFRHCKPLVSIDGTHLYGKYGGTLLVAIAHDGNSNILPVAFALVEGENAQSWSFFLSHLHQHVTPQPGLLVISDRHNGIKAALEAPDGGWLPPSAYRAFCIRHVAANFALTFKGKDARRLLVNAAYAKTEVEIDYWFDILRSENPAMCDWANRIEYSLWTQYCDEGRRFGHMTTNISECVNSILKGVRNLPVCSLVKATYGRLAELFVRKGREAEAQMGTGQQFSQYLVKCIEANLKTARCFTVTVYDKDNSEYTVAETTPTGSFSLGTYRVSLGSQTCDCGYFQALHFPCPHALACCAYSRLTWQPYVHQVYRLSSVIGVYQMRFTPPIPEGFWPPYAGPTVIPDPNMRRAKEGRPRSTCIRTNMDDADPNRPKRCGLCRQPGHTRRSCPQAGRHTGTVGNE is encoded by the exons ATGGATCCTCAATGTATTATCGTGAGCCCAACGACCAGTTACGATGCTCTCGTTAGCTCCGTGCTTGGCAAACTTGGTCTGGAAGGAGTGAaaagg CCTGCCGCCTCCCCATCGTTTGTTGTTGATCTCGGCGGCAATGTTGGAGACGAGGTTGGATATGGGGAACATCATCCGACTGAAGTACAGTGTCCTCCATCGGCTGGTGTTGGAGAGGGATTGTGTGATGATCCAGATGATGATGAAGTCGAGCCGGATATTATCGCTGATGAAAGCGGCGACGATGTTGGAGCGAGTGATCTGATAAGGCCTACTGGTGGTTCTAGTTCTGGCACACATCAGTACCCACCCCATTTTTCATCATTGGAtctggatgccatgaggcaggatGAACATCCTGGGCAGCTAGctggatttggcgctagagatACCGAAGGGTCTGCCGGTATGACAAAGTTCCAGGTTGGTCAACAATTCCAAGATAAAGATGAGGCGCTGTTGAGTGTCAAGACGTACAGCATCcgccgaggggtacagtacaaggtagttGAGTCTGACTATCGCAGGTACGTGggaaagtgttctgagtttgggaatgggtgcacatggttgattaggCTGAGCCTCCAACAACGCAAGGGCATCTGGGAAGTCAAGCGGTACAACGGGCCGCATACCTGTCTCGCCACCTCCATCTCCAGCGACCATAGGAGCTTGGACTACCATGTGATAGCGACATTCatcatgccaatggttagggctgacgcATCCGTGAACATCAAGGTGCTTCTAAATGCAACGGCAACTCACTTTGGCTTCAGGCCTACATACAGGAGGGtgtggatggcgaagcagaaggcggTCGCAATCATCTACGGGGactgggatgagtcgtacaacgagctcccTCGGTGGGTCTTAGGAGTTCAGTTGACTATGCCTGGCACTGTAGCAGTCCTCAGGACCTGCCCTGTTCGAGTGGGTGGACAGGTGGACAAGTCTCAGGCTTATTTTCATAGGATGTTCTGGACTTTTCCCCCTTGTATCGAAGCATTTCGTCATTGCAAGCCGTTGGTGagtattgacggcacccatctatatggcaagtatgggggaacgttgcttgTGGCGATTGCACATGACGGGAATTCCAACATACTCCCTGTGGCATTCGCACTAGTTGAGGGTGAGAATGCTCAGTCAtggtccttctttctctcccacctccATCAGCACGTGACACCTCAGCCAGGTCTGTTAGTTATTTCAGATAGGCACAACGGCATCAAGGCAGCACTTGAGGCACCTGATGGGGGATGGCTACCTCCGTCTGCATACCgggcattctgcattcgacacgttGCAGCGAATTTCGCCctcaccttcaagggcaaagatgcCCGGAGGCTTCTTGTGAACGCCGCATATGCGAAGACCGAGGTGGAGATTGACTACTGGTTTGACATCCTGCGCTCCGAGAATCCGGCAATGTGTGACTGGGCGAACCGAATTGAGTACTCGTTGTGGACACAGTATTGTGATGAGGGTCGGAGATTCGGGCACATGACGACCAATATATCAGAGTGTGTCAATTCAATCCTGAAGGGGGTAAGGAACCTCCCTGTGTGCTCGCTAGTGAAGGCCACATACGGAAGGCTGGCTGAGCTATTTGTCCGTAAGGGTAGGGAGGCCGAGGCTCAGATGGGTaccggacaacaattcagtcaataCCTAGTAAAGTGTATCGAGGCCAACCTGAAGACagccaggtgcttcacggtgactgtTTATGACAAGGATAACTCGGAGTACACCGTGGCAGAGACGACGCCAACAGGTTCATTCTCACTTGGTACCTACAGGGTCTCACTGGGGTCTCAGACTTGTGATTGTGGATACTTCCAAgcacttcatttcccgtgtcCTCACGCATTGGCATGCTGTGCTTATTCACGTCTTACTTGGCAGCCTTACGTCCACCAGGTCTATCGCCTTAGTTCCGTTATCGGTGTCTACCAGATGAGATTTACACCTCCTATTccggagggtttctggccacccTATGCCGGGCCTACCGTTATACCGGATCCGAACATGAGGCGTGCGAAGGAGGGTCGTCCAAGGTCCACATGCATTCGCACCAACATGGATGATGCAGATCCGAACCGGCCAAAGAGATGCGGCCTCTGCAGGCAGCCCGGACACACTCGTCGGAGTTGTCCTCAAGCCGGACGACACACCGGGACAGTTGGGAATGAGTAG